The following are encoded in a window of bacterium BMS3Abin08 genomic DNA:
- a CDS encoding blue-light-activated protein has translation MKIPDRLCNRFLSGFFRGLSIRKKLMIIIMIACSVALLIVSTISSMNDWAYKKRETGKFLFVQARIIGSNSVGALMFDDKAAGEEILGSLTSNPYIIYAVLYRGNGEVFAMYLRDGIDPDRLPGKPVERGYFYRQRYLQVLEPVMNEGERIGDILLVSDLGGLYAELGWHISLNAVAIIVAFFVAFLLSVVLQRTVSEPLVGLSRIMIAVSKSREYSLRAEKVSNDEIGQLVDGFNEMLSEIQVRDKTLRKEIDERRRVETSLRESEKAYRTLAENLPAIVYRFIFEKGKKVCFFNEMLLPMTGYREDELEEGELCYIDGLILPEDREHVMKEIRKAIKRREPFEVEYRLRHKDGSERHFLERGRPVTGPDGKALYIDGVIFDITEMRVLEKEAIKSGQLASIGELAAGVAHEINNPINGIINYAQILLDETDSTSFQYDVSERILREGDRIAKIVKGLLFFARYRKGERVLARVDALVSEALQLYGAQLRKDGIFIKVYIDELLPEVVVNPQQIEQVFLNLLSNARYALNEKYPSNHKDKTIEISASEMQINDRLYLGVVFFDRGTGIPDDIKNRIPEPFVTTKPAGIGTGLGLSISHGIIKDHGGEILIDSELGVYTKITIILPVTK, from the coding sequence ATGAAGATACCCGACAGATTATGCAATAGGTTTTTATCCGGTTTTTTCCGTGGCCTGTCCATACGGAAAAAGCTGATGATTATCATAATGATCGCCTGTAGTGTGGCCCTGCTGATAGTCTCCACAATCAGTAGCATGAATGACTGGGCCTACAAAAAGAGAGAGACAGGAAAGTTCCTTTTTGTGCAGGCCAGGATAATCGGTTCAAACAGTGTCGGGGCGCTTATGTTTGATGATAAGGCCGCAGGGGAAGAGATACTGGGCTCCCTAACGAGCAACCCGTATATAATTTATGCTGTTCTGTACAGGGGTAATGGTGAGGTGTTTGCCATGTATTTAAGGGACGGGATCGATCCTGACAGGCTTCCCGGGAAACCGGTTGAAAGAGGATATTTTTATCGGCAGAGGTATCTCCAGGTTCTTGAGCCTGTTATGAACGAAGGGGAAAGGATCGGAGACATCCTGCTTGTCTCGGATCTCGGAGGGCTATACGCAGAGCTTGGCTGGCATATTTCCCTGAATGCCGTTGCTATTATCGTTGCATTTTTTGTGGCATTTCTGCTTTCCGTCGTGCTTCAAAGGACCGTCTCAGAGCCACTTGTGGGCCTTAGCCGTATTATGATTGCCGTTTCTAAAAGCAGAGAGTATTCCTTAAGAGCCGAAAAGGTGAGCAACGATGAGATTGGTCAGCTTGTGGATGGTTTTAATGAGATGCTTTCAGAGATACAGGTCAGGGACAAAACCCTCAGGAAGGAGATCGATGAGAGGAGGAGGGTTGAAACATCACTCAGGGAAAGTGAAAAGGCTTACAGGACCCTGGCCGAAAACCTGCCGGCAATTGTATACAGGTTTATATTTGAAAAAGGGAAAAAGGTCTGTTTTTTCAACGAGATGCTTTTGCCCATGACAGGGTATAGAGAGGATGAACTTGAGGAGGGAGAACTCTGTTATATTGATGGACTTATCCTCCCTGAAGACAGGGAGCATGTTATGAAAGAGATCAGAAAGGCGATCAAGCGCAGGGAGCCCTTCGAGGTGGAGTACAGATTGAGACATAAGGATGGGAGTGAGCGGCATTTTCTTGAGAGAGGCCGTCCGGTTACGGGACCTGATGGAAAGGCGCTATACATAGACGGAGTGATTTTTGATATCACGGAAATGAGGGTTCTGGAGAAAGAGGCCATAAAGTCAGGGCAGCTTGCATCTATAGGTGAACTTGCTGCCGGGGTAGCACATGAGATTAATAATCCTATAAATGGAATCATCAACTATGCACAGATACTGCTTGATGAAACGGACAGCACGAGCTTTCAATACGATGTTTCCGAACGTATCCTGAGGGAAGGCGATCGGATTGCAAAGATTGTGAAGGGACTTCTTTTCTTCGCGAGGTACAGGAAGGGCGAGAGGGTCCTTGCAAGAGTGGATGCTCTGGTTTCCGAGGCCCTTCAGCTTTATGGAGCACAACTAAGGAAAGACGGTATTTTTATTAAGGTCTATATAGATGAGTTGCTTCCTGAAGTTGTGGTCAACCCCCAGCAGATTGAACAGGTCTTTCTGAACCTTCTGAGCAATGCAAGGTATGCCCTCAACGAGAAGTATCCATCGAACCACAAAGACAAGACCATTGAGATTTCCGCCTCTGAAATGCAGATAAATGACAGGTTATATTTGGGGGTTGTATTTTTTGACAGAGGGACAGGGATTCCTGATGATATAAAAAACAGGATCCCGGAACCCTTCGTAACAACAAAGCCCGCCGGGATCGGGACCGGGCTGGGATTGAGTATCTCCCATGGGATTATTAAGGACCACGGAGGCGAAATCCTTATAGACAGCGAGTTGGGTGTATATACCAAGATCACAATAATCCTGCCTGTAACAAAGTGA
- a CDS encoding ribbon-helix-helix protein, copG family, with product MPSVRTMRKAKLTVTISGDVVDEIDEIAREKGAPRSQVMEELLRDGLLKSKKTAIEKDIEAYYLSLDEKEKREDGQWAKIAAESAKRTWND from the coding sequence ATGCCATCTGTGCGTACCATGCGTAAAGCAAAACTGACAGTAACAATAAGCGGTGATGTGGTTGATGAAATAGACGAAATTGCAAGGGAAAAAGGAGCCCCAAGAAGTCAGGTAATGGAAGAACTGCTTCGCGATGGGCTGCTGAAGTCTAAAAAAACAGCAATAGAAAAAGATATCGAGGCTTATTATCTGTCTCTGGACGAAAAGGAAAAGAGGGAAGACGGACAATGGGCAAAGATAGCGGCAGAAAGTGCGAAGAGGACATGGAATGATTGA
- the mazF gene encoding mRNA interferase MazF: MIEYPKRGEIYLVNLPSKPRDIKNRPALVVSLDIRNKLANDIIVVPLSTNLRPSPTHVLLQKDEGGISKVSMGKCEQVATIDKTLLIKGPLAGRISDKKMKEIEKAIMIAIGVI; encoded by the coding sequence ATGATTGAGTATCCAAAAAGAGGAGAGATATATTTAGTTAATCTGCCCTCAAAGCCAAGGGATATTAAGAATCGTCCTGCCTTGGTAGTCTCTTTAGATATTCGAAATAAGTTGGCAAATGATATAATTGTTGTTCCTTTGTCCACAAACTTAAGGCCGTCTCCCACCCATGTTTTACTTCAAAAGGACGAAGGTGGCATATCAAAGGTATCTATGGGTAAATGTGAGCAGGTAGCAACAATAGACAAAACCTTACTTATAAAGGGTCCCCTTGCAGGTAGGATAAGCGACAAAAAAATGAAGGAAATAGAAAAGGCGATAATGATAGCCATAGGGGTAATATAA
- the cobD_1 gene encoding threonine-phosphate decarboxylase encodes MSFGKVTTHDISEQAGIPTRKILDFTSPANPLGISKKVKTELRKHLKYLSSPPDPQCRNLRHHLGRHHGIDPSNIICTPSFTAPLIKLGLQMHFEGVLVPASHSRLFKETSIACSIRKCTKYEYKKNLNGKYSLNLDKVLAGLKPRQLVLVPNPDIITGQLYPEKQLVEILKAAEEKGCVVVMDESFIDYADKDVSLYKFESSSLIVFRSMSAFYPLPGLLLGYCIYPPALAEVFKEPEELMLVNSLAQRAGIIALKDRAFRDRTFSFIKTEKAFLEKCFRRLGVRFFPSSTNTYLLEHEKAQEIIKILTGKGVLLDSLKDIAGLDEQSFGLSIKTHRENAVLVREIKKLIV; translated from the coding sequence GTGTCATTTGGAAAAGTAACAACTCATGATATCTCTGAACAGGCGGGCATCCCCACAAGAAAGATTCTTGACTTCACCTCGCCGGCGAATCCCCTCGGCATCTCTAAAAAGGTCAAGACGGAATTAAGAAAACACCTTAAATACCTCTCCTCGCCACCTGACCCTCAATGCAGGAACCTGCGGCACCATCTGGGAAGACATCATGGCATAGACCCGTCAAATATTATCTGCACACCTTCTTTCACTGCCCCTCTTATTAAACTTGGACTGCAGATGCATTTTGAAGGCGTCCTTGTACCGGCATCCCACTCAAGGCTGTTCAAAGAGACATCAATTGCATGTTCAATCCGGAAATGCACTAAATATGAGTACAAAAAAAACCTCAACGGAAAATACAGTCTGAACCTGGATAAGGTACTTGCCGGTCTGAAGCCACGTCAACTTGTCCTGGTTCCCAACCCGGATATCATTACAGGTCAACTATACCCGGAGAAGCAACTCGTTGAGATCCTGAAAGCTGCAGAGGAGAAGGGTTGCGTGGTTGTGATGGATGAGTCTTTCATTGATTATGCCGACAAAGACGTTTCACTGTATAAATTCGAATCCTCCTCCCTGATAGTGTTCAGGTCAATGTCGGCCTTCTATCCGCTTCCGGGGTTACTCCTCGGCTATTGTATCTACCCCCCGGCACTTGCAGAAGTATTTAAAGAGCCTGAAGAACTGATGCTTGTTAACAGTCTTGCCCAAAGGGCCGGTATAATTGCACTTAAAGACAGGGCATTCAGAGACAGGACTTTCTCTTTCATCAAGACGGAAAAGGCCTTCCTTGAGAAGTGCTTCAGAAGGCTTGGAGTAAGGTTCTTTCCCTCATCCACAAATACCTATCTCCTCGAGCATGAAAAAGCGCAGGAAATAATCAAAATACTCACCGGCAAGGGGGTCCTCCTTGATAGTCTAAAAGATATAGCGGGTCTTGATGAGCAATCCTTTGGATTATCTATAAAAACTCATCGGGAAAATGCGGTCCTGGTCAGGGAGATAAAGAAACTTATCGTATAA
- the cirA gene encoding colicin I receptor precursor, with translation MRKPSKCPAFLNLFCIPANLLVAFIMLFPVPAAGNDKGGVVAELMDMSIEELMNISVTSVSKKPEKLYDASSAVYVITREEIRRSGATSIAEALRGVPGLEVNRIDSNLWAISARGFNERYANKLLVMIDGRSVYSPIFSGVYWDVQDVMLEDIDRIEVIRGPGATMWGANAVNGIINVITRSAEDTQGGLVSLLAGTEERNISAFRYGGKIGEDLFYRVYTKYARRDGFVDLHGGENSDGWYVLRSGFRMDWVASAKDKITFQGDIYGGNVDSMEILPLLTPPYSLNSGIDEDISGGNLLGRWSRSFSSDSDLVIQLYYDHVKRFQKFDVEGMHEIYAIDTLDFDMSHNFKMGKRHSITWGAGIRCIRDELRSNSPVRFDPEKRDLYLYNAFIQDEMDIIKDRLSVTVGTKIEHNDYTGFEFQPNIRMKWIPGGRSILWAAVSRAVRIPSRIEMNGRIDQVVVPDSMPTMFSLIAGDDYESEELIAYEAGYRFRPDERISLDLAVFFNDFDNLRTFEPGPVFLETSPAPAHIVVSLNGRNKMRGETYGAEVAAKWQVTGWWRLILNYTYLQMQLHRDEDSLDPQAETAEGENPHNRFSLFSMMDIGRGVQLDLNLHYVDSLPTYGIKSYVVSNIRIGWSPSENVGFSIVGQNLLDRYHPEISSKYVSSGTVQVERGVYGKFTVKF, from the coding sequence ATGAGGAAACCATCCAAGTGCCCGGCGTTTTTAAATCTCTTTTGTATCCCTGCAAATCTATTGGTGGCGTTTATCATGCTGTTTCCGGTTCCTGCCGCAGGTAATGATAAGGGGGGTGTAGTAGCGGAACTGATGGATATGAGCATCGAGGAGCTGATGAACATCTCAGTGACCAGCGTATCGAAGAAGCCGGAGAAACTCTACGATGCCTCAAGCGCGGTTTATGTAATAACACGGGAGGAGATCCGCAGATCTGGTGCAACGAGCATTGCAGAGGCCCTCAGGGGGGTGCCCGGCCTGGAGGTTAACAGGATCGATTCCAACCTGTGGGCTATAAGTGCACGCGGGTTCAATGAGCGTTACGCCAATAAACTCCTTGTTATGATTGACGGCAGAAGTGTATATTCCCCGATATTTTCAGGGGTATACTGGGATGTACAGGATGTCATGCTCGAGGACATAGACAGGATTGAGGTCATTCGCGGCCCCGGGGCAACAATGTGGGGCGCCAATGCCGTAAACGGCATCATTAACGTCATAACCAGGAGTGCCGAGGATACCCAGGGGGGCCTGGTCTCTTTGCTGGCCGGTACCGAGGAGAGAAATATAAGCGCTTTCAGGTATGGCGGAAAGATCGGTGAGGACCTTTTTTACAGGGTATATACAAAATATGCAAGGCGCGATGGCTTTGTTGATCTTCACGGTGGCGAAAATTCCGATGGCTGGTATGTCCTGAGGAGCGGTTTCCGGATGGACTGGGTTGCCTCTGCAAAGGATAAAATCACGTTTCAGGGTGACATTTACGGTGGCAACGTGGACTCTATGGAGATTCTTCCCCTTTTAACTCCCCCGTACTCCTTAAATAGCGGGATCGATGAGGATATAAGCGGGGGTAATCTCCTCGGAAGGTGGAGTCGTTCCTTTTCCAGTGACTCTGATCTGGTTATTCAGCTCTACTATGATCACGTGAAGCGCTTTCAGAAGTTTGATGTTGAGGGGATGCATGAGATCTACGCAATTGATACCCTCGACTTTGATATGAGTCATAACTTCAAGATGGGTAAAAGGCATTCCATTACATGGGGGGCGGGTATACGCTGCATCAGGGATGAACTCAGGAGCAATTCCCCCGTAAGGTTTGACCCTGAAAAGCGGGATCTCTATCTTTATAATGCCTTTATACAGGACGAGATGGATATTATAAAAGACAGACTGTCTGTTACGGTGGGAACCAAGATAGAGCACAACGATTATACCGGTTTTGAGTTCCAGCCGAATATCAGGATGAAATGGATTCCGGGCGGTCGGAGCATTTTGTGGGCTGCCGTTTCCCGTGCTGTAAGGATCCCCTCCCGGATCGAGATGAACGGAAGGATAGATCAGGTTGTTGTACCCGATTCAATGCCGACCATGTTCTCGTTGATAGCCGGGGATGATTACGAGTCCGAGGAACTGATCGCCTATGAGGCGGGGTACCGCTTCAGACCGGATGAGAGAATCTCTCTTGACCTGGCGGTTTTCTTCAATGATTTTGATAACCTGAGGACATTTGAGCCCGGACCCGTATTCCTTGAGACATCGCCCGCCCCTGCACATATTGTTGTCTCACTGAACGGACGCAATAAGATGAGGGGTGAGACGTACGGTGCAGAGGTAGCTGCGAAATGGCAGGTTACCGGATGGTGGCGTCTTATTCTCAACTATACATACCTTCAGATGCAGCTCCATCGTGACGAGGACAGCCTCGACCCCCAGGCTGAGACGGCAGAGGGGGAGAACCCGCATAACCGGTTTTCCCTTTTTTCCATGATGGATATAGGAAGGGGGGTTCAACTCGATCTGAATCTTCATTATGTCGACAGTCTCCCCACCTATGGTATCAAGAGCTATGTCGTCTCCAACATTCGAATTGGATGGAGTCCTTCGGAGAACGTGGGATTTTCGATAGTGGGACAGAACCTGCTTGACCGATATCATCCGGAGATAAGCTCCAAGTATGTTTCCAGTGGCACGGTTCAGGTTGAGCGTGGTGTTTATGGTAAGTTTACCGTGAAGTTCTAA
- a CDS encoding HTH domain protein, which yields MQIVKEDNPTRKNIILLLKKAGGLNIDQLSKELGITTMGIRQHILSLEKKGLVTYETKRRGIGRPGFFYSLTDKADELFPKQYQSFLLELLSEIERREGRKKVDEIFRWRKNRLLKARRERVNNNTELSGKIRSVEEILTEEGYLVEVEEVEEAYLLKQYNCPISGISRHYRESCRHELEMYRELLGKMVSRNECMSEGAVACIYNIPKNGE from the coding sequence ATGCAAATAGTCAAAGAAGACAATCCTACAAGAAAGAATATCATACTTCTTCTCAAAAAAGCCGGCGGCTTGAACATCGATCAGCTCAGTAAGGAACTCGGTATAACAACCATGGGTATAAGACAGCATATCCTGTCACTTGAGAAGAAAGGGCTTGTCACATATGAGACGAAACGGCGGGGTATAGGAAGGCCCGGGTTTTTTTATAGCCTCACGGATAAGGCGGATGAGCTTTTTCCCAAGCAGTATCAGTCTTTTCTCCTCGAGTTGCTTTCAGAGATCGAAAGAAGAGAAGGCCGGAAGAAGGTTGACGAGATCTTCCGCTGGAGAAAAAACAGACTCCTCAAAGCAAGACGGGAGAGGGTAAACAACAATACGGAGCTTTCCGGAAAAATAAGATCCGTCGAGGAGATCCTTACCGAGGAGGGATACCTGGTAGAGGTGGAAGAGGTGGAAGAGGCCTATCTTTTGAAGCAGTACAACTGCCCCATTTCCGGCATTTCGAGGCATTACAGGGAGAGCTGCAGGCATGAACTCGAAATGTACAGGGAACTGCTGGGAAAGATGGTTTCGAGAAATGAATGTATGTCTGAGGGGGCTGTCGCCTGTATCTATAACATTCCAAAAAACGGAGAGTGA
- the zraR_12 gene encoding transcriptional regulatory protein ZraR, with product MTDKRVLIVDDEESILFTFSKFLRDRGYLAETALTYESAVEKLKHYEYDLVFADIILGGKSGIELLREIRELGLNCSVIIVTGAPEVDTASEALRLGAFDYIVKPVRRDTLLLVSQKAINHKALTDEKERYRSTLETIFSNIDDAIITFDERLVIREVNEAAEKICGISHDMVGKELGAVSNGCKLRCRDALTEGLRGSKSIELFRMECLHVDKPRRVVSLRVSPFRSGKSSFSGCVMVVRDETRISELEHDLKDVRQFYNIVGKSERMQMVYSMIKNLSDVSSTVLLTGESGTGKELVAEALHYSGIRSDGPLVKVNCSALPESLLESELFGHVKGAFTGALSDKTGRFQKADGGTIFLDEIGDISPRMQLRLLRVLQEKEFERVGDSMTIRVDVRVVAATNQDLGRKIASGQFREDLFYRLNVVTVHLPSLRERRQDIPLLVEYFLRKIGKRIDKRVDAVSDEVMKVFMSSQWPGNVRQLQNVLEHSIILCRGSTITIEDLPEDFRIRQDTVDEGPEERRAYDSMLIAKTLDKTGWNKARAARLLGISRRTLYRKLKEYNIRM from the coding sequence ATGACGGACAAGAGAGTCCTGATAGTTGATGATGAGGAGAGTATCCTCTTTACTTTCAGCAAGTTCCTGAGGGACAGGGGCTACCTTGCGGAAACGGCCCTTACTTATGAGAGCGCCGTCGAGAAATTGAAGCACTATGAGTATGATCTGGTCTTTGCCGATATTATACTGGGAGGGAAGTCGGGGATAGAACTGCTTCGGGAGATCCGGGAGCTTGGACTGAATTGTTCGGTCATTATAGTTACAGGTGCACCCGAGGTTGATACCGCGTCTGAGGCGTTACGGCTTGGGGCTTTCGATTATATTGTAAAACCGGTCCGCCGGGATACCCTCTTGCTTGTCAGCCAGAAGGCTATTAATCACAAGGCCCTCACGGATGAAAAGGAGAGATACCGTTCAACACTTGAGACGATTTTCAGCAATATCGATGATGCCATTATAACCTTCGATGAGCGACTGGTAATCCGTGAGGTGAATGAGGCGGCGGAAAAGATTTGCGGTATTAGCCATGATATGGTAGGAAAGGAGTTGGGAGCGGTCTCCAACGGATGTAAACTGAGGTGTCGTGATGCCCTTACGGAGGGACTCCGGGGATCAAAAAGCATAGAGCTTTTTCGTATGGAATGTTTACACGTGGACAAACCCAGAAGGGTTGTATCGTTAAGGGTTTCACCTTTCAGATCCGGTAAATCCTCTTTTTCAGGATGCGTTATGGTGGTAAGGGATGAGACCAGGATTTCAGAGCTTGAGCATGACCTCAAGGATGTAAGGCAGTTTTACAACATTGTCGGTAAGAGCGAACGGATGCAGATGGTTTATTCCATGATAAAAAACCTCTCGGATGTTTCTTCGACGGTTCTGTTGACAGGTGAAAGCGGGACAGGAAAAGAACTGGTTGCAGAGGCCCTTCATTATTCGGGGATAAGGAGTGACGGACCACTGGTAAAGGTGAATTGTTCCGCCCTTCCGGAGAGTCTCCTGGAGAGTGAACTCTTCGGGCATGTAAAAGGGGCGTTTACAGGCGCCTTAAGCGACAAGACGGGGAGGTTTCAAAAGGCGGATGGTGGAACGATCTTCCTGGATGAGATTGGTGACATATCACCGAGGATGCAGTTGAGGCTCCTCAGGGTACTTCAGGAAAAGGAGTTTGAACGCGTTGGTGATTCAATGACCATCAGGGTTGATGTTAGGGTGGTTGCCGCAACCAATCAGGACCTTGGAAGAAAGATTGCATCCGGACAGTTTCGTGAGGACCTCTTTTACCGTCTCAATGTTGTTACCGTGCATCTTCCTTCGCTGAGGGAGCGCCGTCAGGACATTCCCCTCCTTGTTGAATATTTTCTCAGGAAAATAGGGAAGAGGATTGATAAGAGGGTCGATGCTGTCTCTGATGAGGTAATGAAGGTCTTTATGAGTTCTCAATGGCCTGGAAATGTGCGACAGCTTCAGAATGTGCTTGAGCACTCCATAATACTCTGTAGGGGCAGCACGATCACGATTGAAGATCTGCCCGAGGATTTCAGGATCAGGCAGGATACAGTGGATGAAGGTCCGGAAGAGAGGCGCGCCTATGATTCCATGTTGATTGCCAAGACGCTCGATAAGACAGGATGGAACAAGGCAAGGGCTGCCCGGTTGCTTGGAATCAGTCGAAGGACGCTTTACAGGAAGTTGAAGGAATACAATATCAGGATGTGA